The proteins below come from a single Oxyura jamaicensis isolate SHBP4307 breed ruddy duck chromosome 1, BPBGC_Ojam_1.0, whole genome shotgun sequence genomic window:
- the VGLL3 gene encoding transcription cofactor vestigial-like protein 3 isoform X3, with product MFHRCCLCIPLKVLPGVSLKEVQEQKKLAVYNKMQESLEVTLPSKQEEDEKDQPAEMEYLNSRCVLFTYFQGDIGSVVDEHFSRALSQASSFNPETALTKSKAGLSPLWRENSTISGQRSSFPTSFWTSSYQPPPPPCLSGVHPDFPVTAPGTFPTPDPSSWPGHSLHQTAPPPPPAASESWHYPLASQVSPSYAHMHDVYMHRHHPHPHMHHHHPSSHRDPRYGSLLMPSVRAARIPAPQRDVTKTDPAAVTSATSAWAGAFHGTVDIVPSFGFDAGLQHQDKSKETSWF from the exons ATGTTTCACCGTTGCTGCCTGTGTATCCCACTGAAGGTTCTTCCTGGGGTTTCTCTGAAAGAAGTGCAAGAACAG AAGAAATTAGCTGTATACAACAAGATGCAGGAGTCTCTGGAAGTGACCCTTCCCAGCAAGCAAGAGGAGGATGAGAAAGACCAGCCTGCCGAGATGGAGTACCTTAACTCTCGCTGCGTCCTTTTCACTTACTTCCAGGGAGACATTGGTTCAGTAGTGGATGAACACTTCTCAAGAGCTTTGAGCCAAGCCAGTAGCTTCAACCCAGAAACTGCCCTCACCAAGAGCAAGGCAGGGCTAAGTCCGTTGTGGAGAG AAAACTCAACAATTTCAGGCCAAAGGAGCAGTTTCCCAACCTCATTTTGGACCAGCTCTTATCAGCCTCCCCCACCACCATGCTTAAGTGGAGTACACCCTGATTTCCCTGTTACTGCACCAGGCACCTTCCCAACACCAGATCCCAGCAGCTGGCCAGGACACAGCCTTCATCAGACtgccccacctcctccccctgctgcATCTGAATCCTGGCATTATCCTTTAGCATCTCAGGTGAGCCCTTCGTATGCACACATGCATGACGTGTACATGCATCGCCATCACCCTCATCCACACATGCACCATCACCATCCCAGCTCGCACCGCGACCCCCGGTACGGGTCCCTGCTGATGCCTTCAGTACGTGCAGCCAGGATTCCTGCTCCCCAGCGTGACGTGACTAAGACAGatcctgctgctgtcaccagcgCTACCTCAGCATGGGCTGGAGCCTTTCATGGAACGGTGGACATTGTGCCAAGTTTTGGGTTTGACGCAG GTCTACAGCATCAGGACAAGAGCAAGGAAACTTCCTGGTTCTGA
- the VGLL3 gene encoding transcription cofactor vestigial-like protein 3 isoform X4 translates to MFHRCCLCIPLKVLPGVSLKEVQEQKLAVYNKMQESLEVTLPSKQEEDEKDQPAEMEYLNSRCVLFTYFQGDIGSVVDEHFSRALSQASSFNPETALTKSKAGLSPLWRENSTISGQRSSFPTSFWTSSYQPPPPPCLSGVHPDFPVTAPGTFPTPDPSSWPGHSLHQTAPPPPPAASESWHYPLASQVSPSYAHMHDVYMHRHHPHPHMHHHHPSSHRDPRYGSLLMPSVRAARIPAPQRDVTKTDPAAVTSATSAWAGAFHGTVDIVPSFGFDAGLQHQDKSKETSWF, encoded by the exons ATGTTTCACCGTTGCTGCCTGTGTATCCCACTGAAGGTTCTTCCTGGGGTTTCTCTGAAAGAAGTGCAAGAACAG AAATTAGCTGTATACAACAAGATGCAGGAGTCTCTGGAAGTGACCCTTCCCAGCAAGCAAGAGGAGGATGAGAAAGACCAGCCTGCCGAGATGGAGTACCTTAACTCTCGCTGCGTCCTTTTCACTTACTTCCAGGGAGACATTGGTTCAGTAGTGGATGAACACTTCTCAAGAGCTTTGAGCCAAGCCAGTAGCTTCAACCCAGAAACTGCCCTCACCAAGAGCAAGGCAGGGCTAAGTCCGTTGTGGAGAG AAAACTCAACAATTTCAGGCCAAAGGAGCAGTTTCCCAACCTCATTTTGGACCAGCTCTTATCAGCCTCCCCCACCACCATGCTTAAGTGGAGTACACCCTGATTTCCCTGTTACTGCACCAGGCACCTTCCCAACACCAGATCCCAGCAGCTGGCCAGGACACAGCCTTCATCAGACtgccccacctcctccccctgctgcATCTGAATCCTGGCATTATCCTTTAGCATCTCAGGTGAGCCCTTCGTATGCACACATGCATGACGTGTACATGCATCGCCATCACCCTCATCCACACATGCACCATCACCATCCCAGCTCGCACCGCGACCCCCGGTACGGGTCCCTGCTGATGCCTTCAGTACGTGCAGCCAGGATTCCTGCTCCCCAGCGTGACGTGACTAAGACAGatcctgctgctgtcaccagcgCTACCTCAGCATGGGCTGGAGCCTTTCATGGAACGGTGGACATTGTGCCAAGTTTTGGGTTTGACGCAG GTCTACAGCATCAGGACAAGAGCAAGGAAACTTCCTGGTTCTGA
- the VGLL3 gene encoding transcription cofactor vestigial-like protein 3 isoform X2, whose translation MSCSDVAMQQPAPPAACGAPRYLPGAAAGCPQKLAVYNKMQESLEVTLPSKQEEDEKDQPAEMEYLNSRCVLFTYFQGDIGSVVDEHFSRALSQASSFNPETALTKSKAGLSPLWRENSTISGQRSSFPTSFWTSSYQPPPPPCLSGVHPDFPVTAPGTFPTPDPSSWPGHSLHQTAPPPPPAASESWHYPLASQVSPSYAHMHDVYMHRHHPHPHMHHHHPSSHRDPRYGSLLMPSVRAARIPAPQRDVTKTDPAAVTSATSAWAGAFHGTVDIVPSFGFDAGLQHQDKSKETSWF comes from the exons ATGAGCTGCTCGGACGTGGCCATGCAGCAGCCCGCCCCCCCGGCGGCGTGCGGGGCGCCCCGCTATCTGCCCGGAGCAGCGGCGGGCTGCCCGCAG AAATTAGCTGTATACAACAAGATGCAGGAGTCTCTGGAAGTGACCCTTCCCAGCAAGCAAGAGGAGGATGAGAAAGACCAGCCTGCCGAGATGGAGTACCTTAACTCTCGCTGCGTCCTTTTCACTTACTTCCAGGGAGACATTGGTTCAGTAGTGGATGAACACTTCTCAAGAGCTTTGAGCCAAGCCAGTAGCTTCAACCCAGAAACTGCCCTCACCAAGAGCAAGGCAGGGCTAAGTCCGTTGTGGAGAG AAAACTCAACAATTTCAGGCCAAAGGAGCAGTTTCCCAACCTCATTTTGGACCAGCTCTTATCAGCCTCCCCCACCACCATGCTTAAGTGGAGTACACCCTGATTTCCCTGTTACTGCACCAGGCACCTTCCCAACACCAGATCCCAGCAGCTGGCCAGGACACAGCCTTCATCAGACtgccccacctcctccccctgctgcATCTGAATCCTGGCATTATCCTTTAGCATCTCAGGTGAGCCCTTCGTATGCACACATGCATGACGTGTACATGCATCGCCATCACCCTCATCCACACATGCACCATCACCATCCCAGCTCGCACCGCGACCCCCGGTACGGGTCCCTGCTGATGCCTTCAGTACGTGCAGCCAGGATTCCTGCTCCCCAGCGTGACGTGACTAAGACAGatcctgctgctgtcaccagcgCTACCTCAGCATGGGCTGGAGCCTTTCATGGAACGGTGGACATTGTGCCAAGTTTTGGGTTTGACGCAG GTCTACAGCATCAGGACAAGAGCAAGGAAACTTCCTGGTTCTGA
- the VGLL3 gene encoding transcription cofactor vestigial-like protein 3 isoform X1 encodes MSCSDVAMQQPAPPAACGAPRYLPGAAAGCPQKKLAVYNKMQESLEVTLPSKQEEDEKDQPAEMEYLNSRCVLFTYFQGDIGSVVDEHFSRALSQASSFNPETALTKSKAGLSPLWRENSTISGQRSSFPTSFWTSSYQPPPPPCLSGVHPDFPVTAPGTFPTPDPSSWPGHSLHQTAPPPPPAASESWHYPLASQVSPSYAHMHDVYMHRHHPHPHMHHHHPSSHRDPRYGSLLMPSVRAARIPAPQRDVTKTDPAAVTSATSAWAGAFHGTVDIVPSFGFDAGLQHQDKSKETSWF; translated from the exons ATGAGCTGCTCGGACGTGGCCATGCAGCAGCCCGCCCCCCCGGCGGCGTGCGGGGCGCCCCGCTATCTGCCCGGAGCAGCGGCGGGCTGCCCGCAG AAGAAATTAGCTGTATACAACAAGATGCAGGAGTCTCTGGAAGTGACCCTTCCCAGCAAGCAAGAGGAGGATGAGAAAGACCAGCCTGCCGAGATGGAGTACCTTAACTCTCGCTGCGTCCTTTTCACTTACTTCCAGGGAGACATTGGTTCAGTAGTGGATGAACACTTCTCAAGAGCTTTGAGCCAAGCCAGTAGCTTCAACCCAGAAACTGCCCTCACCAAGAGCAAGGCAGGGCTAAGTCCGTTGTGGAGAG AAAACTCAACAATTTCAGGCCAAAGGAGCAGTTTCCCAACCTCATTTTGGACCAGCTCTTATCAGCCTCCCCCACCACCATGCTTAAGTGGAGTACACCCTGATTTCCCTGTTACTGCACCAGGCACCTTCCCAACACCAGATCCCAGCAGCTGGCCAGGACACAGCCTTCATCAGACtgccccacctcctccccctgctgcATCTGAATCCTGGCATTATCCTTTAGCATCTCAGGTGAGCCCTTCGTATGCACACATGCATGACGTGTACATGCATCGCCATCACCCTCATCCACACATGCACCATCACCATCCCAGCTCGCACCGCGACCCCCGGTACGGGTCCCTGCTGATGCCTTCAGTACGTGCAGCCAGGATTCCTGCTCCCCAGCGTGACGTGACTAAGACAGatcctgctgctgtcaccagcgCTACCTCAGCATGGGCTGGAGCCTTTCATGGAACGGTGGACATTGTGCCAAGTTTTGGGTTTGACGCAG GTCTACAGCATCAGGACAAGAGCAAGGAAACTTCCTGGTTCTGA
- the VGLL3 gene encoding transcription cofactor vestigial-like protein 3 isoform X5 codes for MRGVGEGGPEQRSLKKLAVYNKMQESLEVTLPSKQEEDEKDQPAEMEYLNSRCVLFTYFQGDIGSVVDEHFSRALSQASSFNPETALTKSKAGLSPLWRENSTISGQRSSFPTSFWTSSYQPPPPPCLSGVHPDFPVTAPGTFPTPDPSSWPGHSLHQTAPPPPPAASESWHYPLASQVSPSYAHMHDVYMHRHHPHPHMHHHHPSSHRDPRYGSLLMPSVRAARIPAPQRDVTKTDPAAVTSATSAWAGAFHGTVDIVPSFGFDAGLQHQDKSKETSWF; via the exons ATGCGGGGAGTTGGTGAGGGTGGCCCAGAGCAGCGGAGCCTG AAGAAATTAGCTGTATACAACAAGATGCAGGAGTCTCTGGAAGTGACCCTTCCCAGCAAGCAAGAGGAGGATGAGAAAGACCAGCCTGCCGAGATGGAGTACCTTAACTCTCGCTGCGTCCTTTTCACTTACTTCCAGGGAGACATTGGTTCAGTAGTGGATGAACACTTCTCAAGAGCTTTGAGCCAAGCCAGTAGCTTCAACCCAGAAACTGCCCTCACCAAGAGCAAGGCAGGGCTAAGTCCGTTGTGGAGAG AAAACTCAACAATTTCAGGCCAAAGGAGCAGTTTCCCAACCTCATTTTGGACCAGCTCTTATCAGCCTCCCCCACCACCATGCTTAAGTGGAGTACACCCTGATTTCCCTGTTACTGCACCAGGCACCTTCCCAACACCAGATCCCAGCAGCTGGCCAGGACACAGCCTTCATCAGACtgccccacctcctccccctgctgcATCTGAATCCTGGCATTATCCTTTAGCATCTCAGGTGAGCCCTTCGTATGCACACATGCATGACGTGTACATGCATCGCCATCACCCTCATCCACACATGCACCATCACCATCCCAGCTCGCACCGCGACCCCCGGTACGGGTCCCTGCTGATGCCTTCAGTACGTGCAGCCAGGATTCCTGCTCCCCAGCGTGACGTGACTAAGACAGatcctgctgctgtcaccagcgCTACCTCAGCATGGGCTGGAGCCTTTCATGGAACGGTGGACATTGTGCCAAGTTTTGGGTTTGACGCAG GTCTACAGCATCAGGACAAGAGCAAGGAAACTTCCTGGTTCTGA